Proteins encoded in a region of the Zunongwangia endophytica genome:
- a CDS encoding M16 family metallopeptidase gives MHLNVYKYFYFLSLLMALGTNAQTTNEVSFQNDSLNTNFMYEKLQNGFSFYVKPLEEHSKKIHLKLFIKGGGSQEKPKERQLTHAVEHLVTKGSTHFPKGMKDYEKLEGKGIKISHISPGTNHTEYNLIVPANNREAIYTALLFYRDILSEAYFRKKDITSEKEVLKQEHIIRSNDYNKEDSLNFELRSRITPCISNNGNLMSIYQNLNRKKLKAFYRKWYRPDLAVIIASGDVHSDSEFIKKTIKELYSNLDNPKKKPKILNCDSIYLNQPEKFIVLDNSVTQNRNSESWVQIKLYYRIKNALENSNTFQNAKEKMLWNSITQVLNRRFKEASNSYTAKKYNLFSRHTMRGKPAFELNLNAQSGQELVALTKVIHQLKQLKEYGILENEWQLAKKNLLEEMNREDRSKSFYWQNQVVAHETQGDVLEETHLLRKEEWLYHCTLKEANSRIKKMIPVLPDDVGILAPKTSKAFTLTRENLIQEIANIWDEPVVPYKQPEIPSHLIHPDTVANFNTGNYTLLKTEKTGEKIYKLSNGAHIILKNYTASNGYDKERIIIHGFRKKGASSYSPKDYFSAVNAPKIVKHSGVGVFDKFTLDSFLKNTSFWQGVQPYIDFNESGIKGSVKVSELETFLQLLYLTFSDIRKDYSAFTNWKKIQKEFYQNPPTSRFYSDLNDGIIDFFGHQIDHYSGYRALEGIDSTSFHKSYEIYKNLFRDPSAFTFVVTGSFNEKQIIGLLNKYIGKLPKNESEFSEKQHMEFDFPKGPVYKELNTTLPYANAKYAAWFINPIKRSKAMWKEEILLQILGQLTNQKISQLRYKEKFAVYSSGANGKYEPQSDMLKVNVYIDCKPLELEIIRKKCQEYYQQLKEGDFSEQYLRDAKKKVLSLHSKNHNHQNKNMNELLYLKYRYDQVYPEFERVSAFIEDLSKKDLINTARTYFQDNNTYEFVLRENNDL, from the coding sequence ATGCATCTAAACGTATATAAATACTTTTATTTTCTAAGTCTCCTGATGGCTTTAGGGACAAATGCTCAAACTACGAATGAAGTCAGCTTCCAGAACGATTCACTGAATACGAACTTTATGTATGAAAAATTACAAAACGGCTTTTCTTTTTACGTAAAACCTCTTGAAGAACATAGCAAAAAAATACATTTAAAGTTATTCATCAAAGGTGGAGGTTCTCAGGAAAAACCCAAGGAGCGACAATTAACTCATGCGGTAGAACATTTAGTCACCAAGGGGAGCACTCATTTCCCAAAAGGAATGAAAGATTATGAAAAATTAGAAGGTAAGGGCATTAAAATTAGTCACATAAGTCCCGGAACAAATCATACCGAGTACAATTTGATCGTGCCCGCAAATAACAGGGAAGCTATTTATACAGCATTACTATTTTATCGGGATATACTCTCTGAAGCTTATTTTAGAAAAAAAGACATAACATCGGAAAAAGAGGTGCTCAAACAAGAACACATTATCAGAAGCAATGATTATAACAAAGAGGACTCGTTGAATTTTGAACTTCGTTCCAGAATAACACCTTGCATTTCGAATAATGGCAATCTTATGTCCATATATCAAAACCTGAACAGGAAGAAGCTTAAAGCATTTTATAGAAAATGGTATAGGCCGGATTTAGCGGTAATTATAGCCAGTGGAGATGTACATAGCGATTCCGAATTTATTAAGAAAACAATAAAAGAACTTTATTCGAATCTGGACAATCCGAAGAAGAAACCAAAAATTCTTAATTGTGATTCTATTTACCTGAATCAGCCCGAAAAATTCATTGTTCTGGATAATAGTGTGACACAAAACAGAAACAGCGAATCATGGGTGCAAATAAAATTATATTACCGAATTAAGAATGCGTTGGAAAATTCGAATACATTTCAAAACGCTAAAGAAAAAATGCTGTGGAATAGTATTACTCAGGTATTGAACAGACGTTTTAAAGAAGCTTCTAACTCTTATACAGCAAAGAAATACAACCTCTTTTCCAGACATACCATGCGAGGTAAACCGGCCTTTGAATTAAACCTAAATGCGCAATCAGGACAAGAACTCGTTGCTTTAACAAAGGTGATTCATCAATTAAAACAATTAAAAGAATATGGGATACTTGAAAATGAGTGGCAATTGGCAAAGAAAAATTTGCTTGAAGAAATGAATAGAGAAGATCGTTCCAAATCATTTTACTGGCAAAATCAAGTTGTGGCTCATGAGACCCAAGGGGATGTGTTAGAGGAAACACATTTATTACGCAAGGAAGAATGGTTATACCATTGTACGCTAAAAGAAGCGAACAGTCGCATTAAAAAAATGATTCCTGTTTTACCTGATGACGTAGGTATTTTGGCTCCGAAAACAAGTAAAGCTTTTACGTTAACTCGAGAAAATTTAATACAAGAGATAGCAAATATCTGGGATGAACCTGTTGTTCCCTATAAACAACCAGAAATACCCAGTCATTTAATACATCCAGATACCGTAGCAAATTTTAATACAGGAAATTACACGTTATTAAAGACCGAGAAAACGGGAGAAAAGATCTATAAACTATCAAACGGAGCTCATATCATTCTTAAAAACTATACGGCTTCCAACGGCTATGATAAAGAAAGAATTATAATCCATGGTTTTAGAAAAAAAGGGGCATCATCTTATTCGCCTAAAGACTATTTTTCGGCTGTAAATGCCCCAAAAATAGTGAAGCATTCAGGTGTAGGGGTATTTGATAAATTTACATTGGATAGCTTTTTAAAAAATACAAGCTTTTGGCAGGGAGTTCAACCCTACATTGATTTCAATGAATCAGGGATAAAAGGAAGCGTCAAAGTAAGTGAGTTGGAAACCTTCCTTCAATTACTATATCTTACTTTCAGTGATATAAGAAAGGATTATAGCGCATTCACCAATTGGAAAAAAATACAAAAAGAGTTCTATCAAAATCCTCCTACAAGCCGATTTTATTCAGATCTAAACGATGGCATCATAGATTTTTTTGGTCATCAAATAGATCACTATTCAGGATATCGCGCACTGGAGGGAATCGACAGTACGAGTTTTCACAAATCTTATGAGATATATAAAAATCTATTTAGGGATCCCTCTGCATTTACATTTGTAGTGACGGGCAGTTTTAATGAAAAACAAATCATTGGATTACTAAATAAATATATAGGTAAGCTCCCTAAAAACGAATCCGAATTCTCTGAAAAACAACATATGGAATTTGATTTTCCAAAAGGACCTGTCTATAAAGAGCTGAACACTACCCTTCCCTATGCGAATGCCAAATACGCCGCATGGTTCATTAATCCCATAAAAAGAAGTAAAGCGATGTGGAAAGAAGAAATCTTATTGCAAATTCTAGGACAGTTAACCAATCAAAAAATAAGTCAGCTTCGATATAAAGAAAAATTCGCCGTATATTCTAGTGGTGCAAACGGCAAGTATGAACCGCAATCCGATATGCTAAAAGTCAATGTTTATATTGATTGTAAGCCCTTAGAACTGGAAATTATTAGAAAAAAATGCCAGGAATATTATCAACAACTAAAAGAGGGTGATTTTTCTGAGCAATATCTAAGGGACGCTAAAAAAAAGGTACTATCACTTCATAGTAAAAATCACAACCATCAAAATAAAAACATGAATGAATTATTATATCTTAAATATAGATATGACCAAGTATATCCAGAATTTGAAAGAGTTTCTGCTTTTATAGAGGACCTTAGTAAAAAAGATCTTATAAATACAGCCAGAACCTATTTTCAGGATAACAATACCTATGAGTTTGTGTTACGAGAAAACAATGACCTGTAA
- a CDS encoding helix-turn-helix domain-containing protein, producing the protein MNIPTFKARVKEILNFITEITLGTYTYILPLRNQKDELEQIAISLNIMVEEINTVVHQINHEKSKEVIENMVINLDKNLHITSFSENVRKILMFKNEHLLKQPLKFILGDRIGLNEQLDKFMSDVGQYRIPIKIELKHHCGYSWLGYGYLHPLVSEEQSGYCLSVFKAVYCNERLKNELKDHKEGQIKYPSEYRSLLLKDQRDLVRKLHAYITKRLDRPLPKLSLIAREVGASVSKMTLLFRRTYDESINEYHLRKRLEKAYFLIRDTSLSISEISEECGFISLAHFSRSFKKHFGVPPSKIREL; encoded by the coding sequence ATGAATATCCCGACTTTTAAGGCGAGGGTAAAGGAGATTCTTAATTTTATTACAGAAATCACTCTTGGGACCTATACCTATATTTTGCCTCTTCGAAATCAGAAAGATGAACTCGAACAAATTGCGATATCCCTTAATATTATGGTTGAGGAAATAAACACTGTAGTGCATCAGATTAATCATGAAAAAAGTAAAGAAGTGATTGAAAATATGGTTATTAATCTGGATAAAAACTTACATATTACATCTTTTTCTGAAAATGTTCGAAAAATACTGATGTTTAAAAATGAACATCTTTTGAAACAACCGTTGAAGTTTATACTTGGAGACCGTATTGGTTTAAATGAGCAGTTGGATAAATTTATGAGTGACGTAGGCCAATACAGGATCCCCATTAAAATTGAGTTGAAGCATCATTGTGGGTATTCATGGTTAGGATATGGCTATCTTCACCCTTTAGTTTCAGAAGAACAATCGGGGTATTGTCTTTCTGTTTTTAAAGCGGTGTATTGCAATGAGCGCCTCAAGAATGAGCTGAAAGACCATAAGGAGGGACAAATTAAATATCCAAGTGAATACCGTAGTCTTCTTTTAAAAGATCAACGAGATTTGGTGAGAAAACTCCATGCCTATATCACTAAAAGATTGGATCGTCCCCTACCAAAATTGTCTTTGATAGCCAGGGAGGTGGGAGCTAGCGTAAGTAAAATGACCTTATTGTTTAGGAGAACCTACGATGAATCTATCAACGAATATCATCTTCGTAAACGTTTAGAGAAAGCCTATTTTCTTATCAGGGATACTTCATTATCCATAAGTGAAATTTCAGAAGAATGTGGTTTTATCAGTTTAGCCCATTTCTCTAGATCTTTCAAGAAACACTTTGGTGTCCCACCAAGTAAAATTAGAGAATTATAA
- a CDS encoding SusC/RagA family TonB-linked outer membrane protein, translated as MKNNYKCCNIAVLIPLLSLFFQLGIVPAYPENPLTQQIISGTISDQEGLPLPGVNVIVKGTSTGTMTNLDGKYSIRASIGDTLLFSYVGYQSLQKVITPSFKGDLQMQPANDALSEVVINAGYYNTTERERTGNIARVSGDDLKRQTVISPIEALQGRMAGVEITQRGGAPGGAPIIRIRGQNSLRDTQDDNGNLPLYIIDGVPINSSPVFSYSSSISTNGIDPLNTIGLSNIESIEILKDADATAIYGSRGANGVVLITTKKGYIGKTRLNTRFYTGIGTASGKMDLLNTTEYLDIRRSAFLNDNVEPTNSNAYDLLIWDKNRDIDWQEDFFGGQAEIQSAQVTLSGGQKNTSFRLGSNFYREGTIYPGDLSYWKLSNSLQVNHNSNNNKFNINLSINYGVDTNNLLHSLGQSLASAAINLPPNAPAIYNDNGSLNWEDWSIANRDNPLAGLNNSSTITSRNLISNLSLSYKLFDGLEVKTSAGYTNYNSDELLKMPLRAYNPDSWESLAARSINSIIDRNSWIIEPQLTYHKTIKKHEVNILIGTTFQQNKDSRISLSGYGYSAESQIGNLMNAEDVTVNNDRTAEYRYSAAFARMGYNWDKKLFLNLTGRRDGSSRFGKNNRFANFGAIGAAWIFSEEKFLDNLNFLSFGKLRASYGTTGNDQIGDYGYLDAYEATQAPGGLLPSQLTNPNYSWEENKKTEAAINVGFIKNKLNFELSWYKNSSSNQLVGFPLPSTTGFNSILSNLPATVENYGWELVADTKNISTDTFKWQTSFNISIPKNKLVAFPDIEQTSYANIYRIGHPLNISLLYRYIGINSETGLYEVEDINEDGSFDYADRLSIRDNSRAFYGGLGNTLIYKNVTMQFLWEFVKQNGRKALFQTGNIGNIINQIDEVTKNDNLQKPSQLSAAGRANTLAANSDFSTTDTSFLRLKTISIVYNLPQTLTQKLRIDRGSLFLNGQNLVTFTSYKGLDPQVSGTYIPVLRTFTAGIEFNF; from the coding sequence ATGAAAAATAATTACAAGTGCTGCAATATTGCAGTGCTAATCCCCCTATTATCCCTTTTTTTTCAATTAGGCATCGTCCCGGCCTATCCCGAAAATCCCCTAACCCAACAAATCATATCGGGAACTATTAGTGACCAGGAAGGCTTGCCCCTACCAGGCGTTAACGTGATCGTAAAAGGAACCTCAACGGGTACGATGACCAATTTGGATGGAAAGTACAGTATTCGGGCTTCCATTGGTGATACCCTACTCTTCTCTTACGTAGGTTATCAAAGCCTACAGAAGGTTATAACGCCTAGCTTTAAAGGAGACTTGCAAATGCAACCCGCTAACGATGCATTATCTGAGGTCGTTATTAACGCCGGCTACTATAATACCACCGAGCGGGAACGAACGGGAAATATAGCAAGAGTATCAGGTGACGATTTAAAACGTCAAACCGTTATTAGTCCTATAGAGGCGCTTCAGGGAAGAATGGCGGGAGTAGAAATTACACAAAGAGGAGGAGCCCCGGGTGGTGCCCCGATAATAAGAATAAGGGGCCAAAATAGTCTAAGAGATACTCAAGATGATAATGGTAATCTACCGCTATATATTATTGATGGGGTTCCTATCAATTCTTCGCCGGTATTTAGCTATTCGTCAAGTATATCTACTAATGGTATAGACCCTTTAAATACCATTGGTCTTTCTAATATCGAAAGTATTGAGATTTTAAAAGATGCTGATGCTACCGCTATCTATGGTTCCAGGGGCGCTAATGGCGTTGTGTTGATTACAACTAAAAAAGGCTATATCGGTAAAACGAGGCTTAATACTAGGTTTTATACCGGTATCGGTACGGCATCTGGTAAAATGGATTTATTGAACACCACAGAATATTTAGATATTCGAAGGAGCGCTTTCTTAAATGATAATGTAGAACCTACAAACTCCAACGCTTACGATCTATTAATTTGGGATAAAAATAGGGATATAGATTGGCAAGAGGATTTTTTTGGTGGACAAGCTGAAATTCAAAGTGCCCAGGTTACCCTTAGTGGCGGACAAAAAAATACCTCTTTTAGACTAGGCAGCAATTTTTATAGAGAGGGTACTATATACCCGGGAGATTTAAGCTATTGGAAACTCTCTAATTCCTTACAGGTTAACCATAACTCAAATAACAATAAGTTTAACATTAACCTTTCTATAAACTATGGTGTAGATACCAACAATCTTCTCCATTCCCTTGGCCAATCACTGGCCTCTGCCGCTATCAACCTTCCCCCTAATGCGCCCGCCATATATAACGATAATGGATCCTTAAACTGGGAGGATTGGAGCATTGCAAATAGGGATAATCCCCTTGCAGGGCTCAATAATAGCAGCACAATTACATCCCGTAATTTAATCTCAAACCTAAGTTTATCCTATAAACTATTCGATGGATTAGAGGTGAAAACAAGTGCGGGCTATACCAATTATAATAGTGATGAGCTTTTAAAAATGCCGCTTCGTGCTTACAATCCCGATAGTTGGGAATCCCTGGCAGCGCGATCCATTAATTCTATAATCGATCGAAATTCATGGATTATCGAACCCCAGTTAACGTACCATAAGACCATAAAAAAACATGAAGTAAACATACTTATAGGAACCACATTTCAGCAAAATAAAGATTCAAGAATTAGCCTAAGCGGATATGGATATAGTGCCGAATCCCAAATTGGGAATTTAATGAATGCTGAAGATGTTACGGTAAACAATGATCGTACGGCTGAGTATAGATATAGCGCAGCGTTTGCACGAATGGGATATAATTGGGACAAAAAGCTGTTTTTAAACCTTACCGGTCGCCGGGACGGCTCTTCCAGATTTGGTAAAAATAACCGGTTTGCAAACTTTGGAGCCATTGGTGCGGCATGGATTTTTTCAGAAGAAAAATTTTTAGACAACCTAAACTTTTTAAGTTTTGGGAAACTCAGGGCCAGTTACGGCACCACAGGAAATGATCAAATAGGAGATTACGGATATCTTGATGCCTACGAAGCTACGCAGGCTCCCGGAGGATTGCTACCCTCCCAGCTTACTAATCCCAACTATTCGTGGGAAGAAAACAAAAAAACGGAAGCCGCAATTAATGTTGGGTTTATTAAAAATAAGTTGAATTTTGAATTGAGCTGGTACAAAAACAGCTCTTCTAACCAGCTTGTAGGTTTTCCTTTGCCTAGCACAACAGGTTTTAATTCCATTTTATCAAACCTTCCCGCCACAGTAGAAAATTACGGCTGGGAGTTGGTAGCGGATACAAAAAATATTAGTACCGATACCTTCAAATGGCAAACAAGTTTTAACATCAGTATTCCTAAAAATAAACTGGTGGCGTTTCCAGATATCGAACAAACCTCATACGCCAATATCTATAGAATAGGTCATCCGTTAAACATTAGTTTGCTCTATCGTTATATAGGAATTAATAGTGAAACAGGCTTATACGAGGTAGAGGACATTAATGAAGACGGAAGCTTCGATTACGCCGACAGGCTTTCAATAAGAGACAATAGCCGAGCGTTTTACGGTGGTTTGGGGAATACGCTTATCTATAAAAACGTCACCATGCAATTTCTGTGGGAATTTGTAAAACAAAACGGTCGAAAGGCCCTATTTCAAACCGGTAACATTGGGAATATTATTAATCAAATCGATGAAGTCACAAAGAATGATAATCTTCAAAAACCTTCTCAATTATCTGCCGCAGGACGGGCAAATACGCTAGCTGCCAACAGCGATTTTTCGACGACCGACACTTCATTTTTAAGACTTAAAACAATTTCTATCGTCTATAACCTGCCCCAGACGCTTACGCAAAAGCTCAGGATAGATAGGGGTAGTTTGTTTTTAAACGGACAAAACCTTGTAACCTTTACCTCGTATAAAGGATTAGATCCACAGGTCTCTGGAACCTATATTCCTGTTCTTAGAACCTTTACAGCAGGAATAGAATTCAATTTTTAA
- a CDS encoding DUF7793 family protein codes for MFKGEDYAHFWIEEGILNFIYKPNIILDLNEAKAVVKARLRLQQGKTYPILCDIRQLKFSSKAAREYMAVTGCLKALAIAFVMEEAYSGTMVAAFMKISKPTVPTRAFTTTAEALSFLKRFK; via the coding sequence ATGTTTAAAGGTGAAGATTATGCACACTTCTGGATTGAGGAGGGTATTCTAAATTTCATTTATAAGCCCAATATCATTCTGGATTTAAATGAAGCAAAGGCTGTGGTGAAAGCAAGATTGCGGCTTCAGCAAGGAAAAACATATCCAATTTTATGTGATATAAGACAATTGAAATTCTCGAGCAAAGCAGCACGGGAGTATATGGCCGTAACCGGCTGCCTGAAAGCATTAGCCATTGCATTTGTCATGGAAGAAGCATATTCCGGAACTATGGTAGCAGCCTTTATGAAAATTAGTAAGCCTACAGTCCCCACCAGGGCTTTCACGACGACTGCAGAAGCTTTAAGCTTTTTGAAGCGATTTAAATAA
- a CDS encoding DUF6520 family protein has translation MKSKKLVLPLMAFICAIGMSFASSNFVAEQSTGYVFRNNTWEQVNVSCDTQEENACLVKFSENGQEYQVYDSDLETERPGSGEAILID, from the coding sequence ATGAAAAGTAAAAAGTTAGTATTACCGTTAATGGCGTTTATCTGTGCCATAGGAATGTCCTTTGCATCAAGTAATTTTGTTGCAGAACAATCTACCGGTTACGTGTTTAGGAATAATACCTGGGAACAAGTAAACGTTAGTTGTGATACACAAGAAGAAAATGCTTGTTTAGTGAAGTTTTCTGAAAACGGACAAGAATATCAAGTCTATGATTCAGATTTAGAAACAGAACGTCCAGGAAGCGGCGAGGCTATTTTAATAGACTAA
- a CDS encoding RagB/SusD family nutrient uptake outer membrane protein, translated as MKRIFYIKIIILAILSTFLHACESFVEIDVPDDKMVTTTVFSSTKTAQSAMQGIYYQLFNADFSGGTINSISVLSGLSADVLEPINRNNTTLDQFTENELFNDNAGILGIWSSSYNTIYLANNLLEGLQNSDAIPENVSLRLEGQALFIRAFCHFYLVNLFGDIPLVLTTDYQENALIPRGTSEDIYRQIVLDLERSNEILEEDYFDNEKYTINKFAATSLLARVQLYLENWNEAERLSAEVINSSHYELTKLNETFLANSDEAIWQISPAGRGNILTSTSEGYTFIGTSTTRIKLNENFVSDFKDHDLRLLNWIAEFSNSSNKYSYVYKYKDRSSINNITEYAMVLRLAEQFLIRAEARAQMGNISGALEDLNTIRQRAGLTNIEESDINASHTLVDFILEERKKELFAEWGHRWLDLNRLNKTNEVLNEKEHWDPTDGLYPIPSVERSKNPNLTQNPGY; from the coding sequence ATGAAACGAATATTTTATATAAAAATCATCATCCTTGCCATACTAAGCACATTCTTACATGCCTGTGAAAGCTTTGTAGAAATAGACGTTCCTGATGATAAAATGGTCACAACAACTGTATTTTCATCTACTAAGACCGCCCAAAGCGCTATGCAGGGAATTTACTATCAACTATTTAATGCTGATTTTTCTGGAGGAACTATAAATAGCATATCTGTTTTAAGCGGACTTTCAGCAGATGTATTAGAACCTATAAACCGTAATAATACCACACTGGATCAGTTTACAGAAAATGAGCTTTTTAATGATAATGCCGGTATATTAGGGATTTGGTCCAGCAGTTATAATACCATCTATTTAGCCAACAACCTTCTTGAAGGCCTACAAAATTCAGATGCTATTCCCGAAAATGTAAGCCTTCGTTTAGAAGGACAAGCACTGTTCATTCGCGCTTTTTGCCATTTTTACCTGGTTAATTTGTTTGGCGATATTCCTTTGGTCCTAACCACAGATTATCAAGAGAATGCATTAATTCCTCGCGGAACATCAGAGGATATTTATCGTCAAATTGTGTTAGATCTTGAACGGTCCAATGAAATTTTAGAAGAAGATTATTTTGATAACGAAAAATATACCATCAATAAATTTGCCGCCACTTCCCTGCTTGCAAGAGTGCAATTATACCTGGAAAACTGGAATGAGGCTGAGCGTTTAAGCGCTGAAGTCATTAACAGCTCCCATTATGAGTTAACGAAGCTCAATGAAACCTTTCTTGCCAATTCCGATGAAGCGATATGGCAAATTTCTCCAGCCGGCCGGGGGAATATACTAACATCAACTTCAGAAGGGTACACCTTTATCGGTACTTCTACAACCAGGATCAAACTAAACGAGAATTTTGTTTCAGACTTTAAAGATCATGATTTACGCCTTTTAAATTGGATCGCTGAGTTTTCGAATTCCTCTAATAAATACAGCTATGTATATAAATATAAAGATCGTTCCAGCATAAATAACATCACAGAATATGCTATGGTGCTTCGGCTGGCGGAACAATTTTTAATTCGTGCAGAAGCGCGTGCTCAAATGGGAAATATCTCTGGAGCTCTGGAAGATCTTAATACAATAAGGCAGCGCGCTGGATTAACAAATATAGAAGAAAGCGACATTAATGCTTCACACACACTAGTGGACTTTATTCTGGAAGAGCGAAAAAAAGAACTGTTTGCGGAATGGGGCCACCGCTGGTTGGATCTTAATCGCCTAAATAAAACCAATGAGGTGCTCAACGAAAAAGAACATTGGGACCCAACGGATGGGCTATATCCTATACCTAGCGTTGAAAGAAGTAAAAACCCAAACCTGACTCAAAACCCTGGATATTAA
- a CDS encoding helix-turn-helix domain-containing protein, with protein MSIINRLDQVFKENKITNRVIAKYIKRSEGTVSKWRNNKRQPSMNELNKIAELLRIDVRNLLNKSDWSESKAPTYLEFKKSLKKS; from the coding sequence ATGAGTATCATAAATAGATTAGATCAAGTATTTAAGGAAAATAAAATTACTAATAGAGTTATTGCTAAGTATATTAAAAGATCTGAAGGAACTGTTTCAAAATGGCGAAATAATAAAAGACAACCTTCTATGAACGAACTCAACAAAATTGCGGAATTATTGAGAATAGATGTTCGAAATCTTTTAAATAAAAGTGATTGGTCAGAAAGCAAAGCCCCTACTTATTTGGAGTTTAAAAAGAGTTTAAAGAAAAGTTGA
- a CDS encoding MauE/DoxX family redox-associated membrane protein — MTGIPNQYHWRFNGSIRNFFRVTMALYIILLFGYTGFSKLLDTDVLFTTLRNAPLFLSKQIAEVFSWFIPLAEIGIAATIIFEDFRKIGLLSSIILLALFTAYTLWIVFVSPHQPCTCGGILSLFTWKQHLLLNSISLVLASGGLYLENNHKE, encoded by the coding sequence ATGACAGGAATACCTAATCAATATCATTGGCGTTTCAATGGATCAATAAGAAACTTTTTTAGAGTTACTATGGCGTTATATATAATTCTGCTATTTGGATATACCGGTTTTTCAAAACTGTTAGATACCGATGTGCTTTTTACGACCTTAAGGAATGCTCCCTTATTTCTTTCGAAACAAATTGCCGAAGTGTTTTCCTGGTTCATTCCTTTGGCTGAAATAGGTATTGCCGCTACCATTATATTTGAGGACTTTCGGAAAATTGGATTATTAAGTAGTATTATACTACTCGCCCTATTCACTGCTTATACATTATGGATTGTATTTGTAAGCCCTCATCAACCCTGTACGTGCGGAGGTATTTTAAGTCTTTTTACATGGAAGCAACATTTGCTACTGAATAGTATAAGTCTAGTATTGGCATCTGGCGGATTATACCTTGAAAATAACCATAAGGAATAA